TTAGTATCCCTTATTTATGATATCTTATATATAGGACCACATCACTCTTCATGTAGTTAAGTCCGCAATTTGATTATCATGTCACTTgttaagatttttataaaaagatacaaagaaaaataatttcatcGATCACCATCCATGGCCATTTCACCAAAATCCTATTTAGAGTTTCAAATAATGCACTCCTACTTTAATTCCAAATTTGTATATCAACTCTACTGCTCCTTATAACTCCTTAAGAACACCTAATCGTTAGAATTAACAAAGTCtgcatttaattttgaaaataagaCCAATAATGAACaacataattaattataattagttttattaatttataatttaatttgttttttaaattattgttgaCCACGTTCAAAACATGAGGGAAGATACGCTAGTGATAGGAGAGAATCACAGAACAGATACTTTGATCATTAATTAGTTGGTTCCATATAATTAATTATGTTTTATTAATGCATAACACATGAAACATAGAAATCATATCCAAAACCATCCAATTTACAAGAAAAAGAAACATCCGTGTGCCTATCAGTAGCAACATCCGATTAAAGTCACCGGTGCCTCTGGTTTACCAGTTGGCTGATTCTTGGCTTATATAGAGTTGGTTTCCTAGCAttgttgtaataataataataataataataataataataataataataataaagttagATAGATAGATAGCTAGATAGATAgaagtataaaattttttattcaactaatttttaaataatttttattcaatttatgtTTGAGAGCTAATTATcaaaatgcatatgtagtttattaGTAAATATTAAAGTTGAGTAGAAAAACATAGAGTGGTTTAAAGATCAAATCTAAGTTTGAGGAGGTGTAAAGGATAAAGACTCAAAGTCTTTATTAACTGCTATATCAGAATACCCAAAAATAGAAAGGAAAGTTGATAGGCAGTTATAAGTTTTTGGCTGTAGAATTCCTTGTGTACTCTAgcgtatataaaaaaaattatttgtacattaaaattaaccattaaaattaattattatatatttatatataaatatatgaataatttaatttattttaatatatattttatattttaatattatgtatTTTACACTAATTAATAACTGATAATTTTGATGTCCAACTAAAATAATTAGTGCATAAGTAGCAGTAGAGTAGTGTATAACTCTAGCTGTCTTGTTACTTTTACACCCTTCAATCTAATATCAgtatttcatttttttcattcattcATCTGTAATAGGTTGCTTTGAAAGCTAAAGATTCAATAACCTTGATATTCTCCAGCTATTTGCATAAGCATTCTTACTTTCAAATTAAAAGAACGTTAGAGGTAGTTTTGTAATAAAATAGATAATTACCTTTTGGGAATTGATTTCTAATTTATATTAGTTGTAACCTCCATAATGCCTTCTGCTATGTTAATTGGCCATGCATTGAATGATCAATTAGTGGCAGTAGCTCAAGTTTTAAAGCACAACACATTGTGTGATGAAAGTATTAGTAATCCCAATGCCAAAGGTCTAAGCCAACGCCCATCTATCATTAGACTGGCATGTCTTTTATTTATTGGGCCTACATATATATAGGTCCATAAGATCATGTTCAATTTGGGTGTGTTTGAATTCTCATATAGCTCCAATCTTGATTCTTTAAAAAAACAATTATTAACAATGATCCATATTTAACCAATTTAGTTAGTCGAATGACTAATTTACTCATTTGCTTAAATAAAGATTGAGAATTTACATTAACTTCAAAGGACCAATGTAAACCTACTGATAACTATTTCTTTCAACTGGTGCGAGTGAACTTTTGTCCTCCATGAGAGAAGCTTATGTGAGAGGGGGAGCGGCCAGATCCCATGATCCTAGAGAAAGGAGAAGGGAAGGAGAATCATCGTTGAGAAACTTAAAGAAGGTGAGGAAGACGGGAGAAGCGGAGGAATACTCTGGGGAGATGGATCTGACACCTAGAGTGGAGGAATGGATGATGGAAACAGAGGTCGAGCATCAGAAACAGGGAAGACAAGAGGCCCAAGGAGAAGAAAATAGCAACAAGGAACAAGAAAGCAGGGTCGGAGGAGTCCCCCACTCTTTTGCAGAAATTGTTAAAATGGGGAAGAACGCTGCCAATGAGGTGGGTGATCAAAATATAGAGAAAATGGCTACTGATGAAGCTGTTGAAGAACCAGAGGATAGTGATGAGGATGAATCAGATATAATTGTCAAAAAAATGCCAAACGGCCTCTACAATCTAGTGATAGGGGAAGAAGTGAAAAGAGAACTCAGGAAGGAATGGTGGGACACACTCATTGTTAAATTGTTGGGGAGAAAAATCTCATTGTTGGCTATGAAGAGGAGATTAGAGGTGATGTGGGGGAAGAGGGGAAGCATTGACGTCATTGACCTCGGAAATGAGTTTTTTCTTGTCAAGTTCTATAATTCTGAAGATCTGGATTTTGCTTTAATGGAGGGGCCATGGAAAATTCTGGATCACTACCTCTCAGTAAGGATGTGAAAACCAGATTTCAATCCAATGAATACGCCCATAGATAATATAGCAGCTTGGATTAGACTTCCAGGTTTGGCCATAGAGTACTACTGTAGACCTATTTTGGAAAAAATAGGAAACATTGTGGAAAAAACCATCAAGGTGGACACAAATACAGCAGAAATCACAAGGGAAAAATTTGCACGGTTATGTGTGGAGGTTGACCTACAACAGCCTCTAGTCTCTCAATACCAGATTAACGGACAAACTCATGTAGTGGAATATGAGGGCATTCATTTGGTATGCTTTAGGTGTGGAAGAGTGGGACATGACAAAGCCAACTGCAAGGAAGGAAAACAAGACCCCTCACCAGAGCAACAAATCCAGAAGGAAGGTCAAGCGACAAAtgcagaggttgaagaagaggaTAGAAATGGAAATAAGAATATCGACAAGGGCAAAAAAGTGATAGAGGAACCTGCTGATGCCTTTGGCCCCTGGATGATAGTACAGAGGTCTACGCGTGGCAAAAAGACCACAAAACCAGGAGAAGGTACAAGTAGTGGAGGAGGtggaaaagaaaaggagaaggaaagaaagataGAAAGTGAGAGGCGACAGTCACGTTTTGCTGTACTAGCAGAGGAAGAACCTAAAAGGAATGAAGAAAGCAATCCTAAAGCGACGGCAGGAATCAGTAATGAACCACAATCAGAAAAAGACAAAGGTATGTCCTCAACTTCCTCTCATAAGAAGAATAATCTAGACCTTCCTAAGCCAGTTAACCCTACCCATATGTCCACAACCAGACCAAAAAGCCCAAACACACATGCCCACAAACAAGCCCAAATAGCTAATACACCAGAAAAAAACACTGTCCAACACCAACAGATTAATAGTAATAACCCTGTTTCCCAACCAGAACACCAATTAGACAAAAACCCTTATGCCATGACCCAAACCTGCAACACACCAAACTCTTCCTCTGTCCAGCCCAATGACTTTATTTTGAACAACCCTGATCATCCTCCCCATTTTCAAGAAAATTGGATTGTATCCACTCAACCAAGCCAAGTACTCTCCTTAGCTATCCCTCAGACAGCTTTGGAGGATCCAGCCCAGAGTAAACCACCTGATCCACCTTTTAACTCACTACAAACTAGTGAATTGGTGGAAGCTATGTTAGTATATGAGAATGAAGAAGCAAATAAGGCAATTCAGCAAGGAGTTAATCCACCTCAGGTGGAAGACATGCAGTGCAATTAATGGTCCAGGACCACTTTTGTTTCCCCTTTGTGGTTCAAGTTTTTCCAGCTGTCCTTAGTAGGAGTTCCTCCTTTTAGCTTACTTTTACCATGATTATTGTTGCTTGGAACATTAGAGGTGTTGCGAATAAGGCTACAATTCGCACACTCAAAGAAATAAAGTCTCAGCACAGACCTGATATTACTCTAATCTATGAGCCAAAATGTAATGGAAATAAAGCTACAGAAGTGATAAAAGCTCTTGGTTTTAACTTTTCCTTTTTGGAAGAAGCGGATGGTTATGTAGGTGGAATCTGGGTGTTATGGGATAATCCAGCGCTGACCATTAATATATTGGAGACACACCACCAATATGTTGCCATGGAGGTAAAGGACCCTAGCCACTCTCCTTGGAAGCTTACAGCAGTCTATGCAAGTCCCCAAGAAGGAATTAGAAAAAACTTATGGGAAAACTTAAAAAGATTGGCTGATGCTACTACGGATGCTTGGATGGTCATAGGAGACTTTAATGAGATTGCAGaggaaggagagaagaaaggtgGGGCGAGAGCCGACCAACATGCGTGCCAAAGATTTAAAAATTGGATACAAAGTTGTAACCTCTTAGACCTGGAATTTGTCGGATCAAAGTATACTTGGAAGGGTGGTCAAAGAGACGGCATGGAGAGAGTCTTCAAGCGCTTGGACAGGGGTCTAGCTAATGCTGAATGGCGAAGAAGATACATGAATGCTAGGGTGGACATCCTTCCGAGAGTCAATTCAGATCATCACCCTCTCCTTGTTAATCTTACCCCGGGTATGAGACTGTTGGGAGAAAGACCTTTTCATTTTGAGGTCATGTGGAAAACACACCCATCTTTTAACGAGTTCATTGAGAAGACTTGGACAAATGACACCCCCCTCCCGAGAGCCCTGGAATCCCTCACTGAAGCTTTAAAGAGTTGGAATTTAGAAGTCTTTGGGAATGTTTTCAGGAAGAAAAGAACCATTTTGAACAGACTGGCGGGTATTCAAAAAGCCCCCACCTATGGAAGAAATCCTCACCTAGAAAAGCTGGAAAGAGATTTGTCAAGAGAACTCGATCAAATTTTAAACCAGGAGGAATTACTTTGGTTGCAGAAATCTCGACAGCAATGGATTGTTAATGGAGACCGCAATACGAAGTTTTATCACACAAAAACAGCTATAAGGAGATGGAAGAACAGGATTTTAAAACTTAGAAGAGGGGATGGATCTTGGTGTGAGGaacaacaagaactcaaagacaTGGCAGTGAGCTTTTACTCTAGTCTTTATAAGGAAGAGTCCACAGACTACCTAAGTCTTGATCTGCCTATCTCTTACCCAGTCATGAAAGATGAACATAAAGCGGCCTTACTGAAGCAGCCAAATAATGAAGAAATCCAGAAGGCTATTTTTCACATTGGGTCACTAAAAGCTCCGGGAGAGGATGGATTCCCAGCCTACTTCTATAAGGAGAATTGGAGTATGGTGAAAGACTCTGTCTGTAGTTTTATTAAAAGAATTTGGGAAAATCCAGAAGAGATAAGAGAAATAAACCAAACCCTCATTACCCTCATA
The DNA window shown above is from Arachis ipaensis cultivar K30076 chromosome B08, Araip1.1, whole genome shotgun sequence and carries:
- the LOC107611536 gene encoding uncharacterized protein LOC107611536, translating into MNTPIDNIAAWIRLPGLAIEYYCRPILEKIGNIVEKTIKVDTNTAEITREKFARLCVEVDLQQPLVSQYQINGQTHVVEYEGIHLVCFRCGRVGHDKANCKEGKQDPSPEQQIQKEGQATNAEVEEEDRNGNKNIDKGKKVIEEPADAFGPWMIVQRSTRGKKTTKPGEGTSSGGGGKEKEKERKIESERRQSRFAVLAEEEPKRNEESNPKATAGISNEPQSEKDKGMSSTSSHKKNNLDLPKPVNPTHMSTTRPKSPNTHAHKQAQIANTPEKNTVQHQQINSNNPVSQPEHQLDKNPYAMTQTCNTPNSSSVQPNDFILNNPDHPPHFQENWIVSTQPSQVLSLAIPQTALEDPAQSKPPDPPFNSLQTSELVEAMLVYENEEANKAIQQGVNPPQVEDMQCN